The following coding sequences are from one Bradyrhizobium sp. 200 window:
- a CDS encoding HdeD family acid-resistance protein has protein sequence MTVHDGRASIEALGPPPLWVCALLGIVMIAAGILALGDVVFATIISVKLIGLTAIAAGAFEIMHALWTKGWGGFLWQILLGALYLALGLVLLTQPASSALVLTYFLGVVLLASGAIRCVLSFAHWQQNGWMMLISGLFALIAGALILFRFPTISVWALGFLLGVDLISHGLAWLLYAFESARRTA, from the coding sequence ATGACAGTCCATGACGGCCGGGCCAGCATCGAAGCTCTGGGCCCTCCTCCGCTGTGGGTTTGCGCGCTTCTCGGCATCGTCATGATTGCCGCCGGCATCCTCGCTCTTGGTGACGTTGTGTTTGCGACCATCATCAGCGTCAAGCTGATCGGACTAACGGCGATCGCGGCCGGCGCGTTCGAGATCATGCATGCCCTGTGGACTAAAGGATGGGGCGGGTTCCTGTGGCAGATCCTGCTCGGCGCGCTCTATCTCGCCCTCGGCCTTGTGCTGCTCACGCAGCCGGCGTCTAGCGCCCTGGTCCTGACCTATTTCCTCGGCGTCGTGCTGCTCGCATCGGGTGCCATTCGATGCGTGCTGAGCTTCGCCCATTGGCAACAGAACGGCTGGATGATGCTGATCTCCGGCCTTTTCGCATTGATCGCGGGTGCTCTCATCCTGTTCCGTTTCCCAACCATCAGTGTTTGGGCCCTTGGATTCCTGCTTGGCGTCGACCTGATCTCGCACGGCCTGGCGTGGCTGCTCTACGCGTTTGAGTCCGCGCGGAGAACTGCGTAA
- a CDS encoding DUF992 domain-containing protein: protein MRTIRLLGSIGAFALLCAAASPACAETFRVGRLLCFSTPRVGLVVGSTQSLRCVFYARRPPRQYIYEGRIRRVGLDFGVTSAGTLSWAVLAKNSRIGPGTLRGSYVGASGSLALGPGLGANVLIGGSRRSVVLQPLSIERSIGINLAAGVTHLMLGPRGRR from the coding sequence ATGCGAACGATACGTTTGCTCGGATCAATCGGCGCATTCGCATTGCTTTGCGCCGCCGCCTCACCTGCCTGCGCCGAGACCTTCAGGGTCGGCAGACTTTTGTGCTTCAGCACGCCGCGCGTTGGGCTGGTCGTTGGATCGACGCAATCACTGCGCTGCGTGTTCTACGCCAGAAGACCACCTCGGCAGTATATCTATGAGGGACGTATCAGACGTGTCGGCCTTGACTTTGGCGTGACCTCCGCAGGCACCTTATCCTGGGCCGTCCTCGCCAAGAACTCGCGGATCGGCCCAGGCACCCTGCGGGGCAGCTATGTGGGCGCCAGCGGCAGCCTCGCCTTGGGCCCCGGCCTCGGTGCCAACGTCCTGATTGGCGGTTCTCGCCGCAGCGTCGTCCTGCAACCGCTGTCGATTGAGCGGTCGATCGGGATCAACCTGGCGGCAGGGGTGACCCACCTGATGCTGGGTCCGCGGGGAAGGCGATAG
- a CDS encoding AI-2E family transporter has protein sequence MSDTRTGQKREIMLRDDSADQPAAGRRSILATGLALLAACVALFLVWQTVSSLLIVFAGVLFAAFLDASARALAPVLPLNRAWRLTLVLLLLSALSGFGLVWGVRKLPEQTRLLLKVMDTQVDILQGHLMSYGVDLLGPEWGRDFAQWLFSDQGRFLIHAQILLGGASSLLAGALVILFLGILFAFDPTSHRESLVMLVKQSYRARTRAIMDEMGNVMRLWLVGQWIRIILMTLCVWVALYLIGLPGPFVLGLQAGLSNLIPYLGPILAAIPIALVAMPLGPSLLIWAIVVYTIIQSIEGYVIGPLIQRRAVETPPAWTLVAIVLLGALFGVMGIAMAMPLVAIGRVAIIRFYVEDYLGGDLKQTFNNGRS, from the coding sequence ATGAGCGATACGAGGACAGGACAGAAGCGCGAGATCATGCTGCGCGATGATTCCGCCGACCAGCCCGCCGCCGGGCGGCGCAGTATTCTCGCAACAGGACTCGCTCTGCTCGCCGCATGCGTCGCCCTTTTTCTGGTGTGGCAGACGGTATCGAGTCTCCTCATTGTCTTCGCAGGCGTGTTGTTCGCGGCATTTCTGGATGCCTCCGCGAGGGCTCTGGCTCCAGTCCTCCCTCTCAATCGCGCTTGGCGGCTGACGCTGGTGCTTCTGCTGCTCTCAGCTCTGTCGGGATTTGGGCTGGTCTGGGGCGTGCGCAAACTGCCGGAGCAGACGCGTCTGCTGCTGAAGGTGATGGACACTCAGGTCGACATCCTTCAGGGCCATCTGATGTCGTACGGCGTCGACCTGCTCGGTCCGGAATGGGGCCGAGATTTTGCGCAGTGGCTGTTTTCCGATCAGGGCCGGTTTCTCATCCACGCCCAAATCTTGCTTGGCGGAGCCTCGAGCCTTCTGGCCGGCGCACTTGTGATCCTGTTCCTCGGGATCCTCTTTGCCTTCGATCCCACCAGCCATCGCGAGAGCCTGGTGATGCTGGTGAAGCAATCATACCGCGCCCGAACACGCGCGATCATGGATGAAATGGGCAATGTGATGCGGCTGTGGTTAGTCGGACAGTGGATCCGGATCATCCTCATGACGCTGTGCGTGTGGGTCGCGCTCTACCTCATCGGGCTACCCGGTCCTTTCGTGCTCGGGTTACAGGCGGGTCTCTCCAATTTGATCCCCTATCTCGGGCCGATCCTTGCCGCGATTCCAATCGCGCTCGTGGCGATGCCGCTCGGCCCCTCCCTGCTGATTTGGGCCATCGTCGTCTACACGATCATTCAGTCTATCGAAGGCTATGTGATCGGCCCGCTGATCCAGCGTCGTGCGGTCGAGACCCCTCCCGCCTGGACATTGGTTGCGATCGTGCTGCTGGGCGCGCTGTTCGGCGTCATGGGCATCGCGATGGCCATGCCACTGGTCGCGATCGGCCGCGTTGCAATCATCAGATTCTACGTCGAGGACTACCTTGGCGGCGACCTCAAGCAGACGTTCAACAATGGCAGATCGTGA
- a CDS encoding Bax inhibitor-1/YccA family protein — protein sequence MSNYDPNLTAPGTSGGAIAVDAGLRAYMMRIYNHMAAGVGLTAVVAWLTYQLTGPELLQNPLMWVFILAPLALVFFISARINTLSVTTARLLFFVYAALVGVSLSILFHIYTSASITRVFFIAAATFGALSIFGYTTRRDLSGLGTFLFMGLIGIIIASLVNLFLRSTGLDWLISIVGVGVFAGLTAYDTQRIKAMYDSKDDETSAGRKSVIAALSLYLNFINLFMMMLRLAGTRR from the coding sequence ATGTCAAACTATGATCCGAACCTGACAGCCCCTGGCACGTCCGGCGGCGCGATCGCGGTGGACGCCGGACTGCGCGCCTACATGATGCGCATCTACAACCACATGGCTGCAGGCGTCGGCCTCACCGCCGTCGTCGCGTGGCTCACCTATCAGCTTACCGGTCCTGAATTGCTGCAGAATCCGCTGATGTGGGTCTTCATTCTGGCGCCGCTTGCGCTGGTGTTCTTCATCAGCGCGCGCATCAACACGCTGTCAGTGACAACAGCGCGGCTGCTGTTCTTCGTTTATGCAGCGCTGGTCGGCGTGTCGCTCTCGATCTTGTTCCACATCTATACCAGCGCCTCGATCACTCGCGTATTCTTCATCGCAGCCGCGACGTTCGGCGCGCTCAGCATCTTTGGATACACCACCAGGCGCGACCTTTCCGGGCTCGGCACTTTCCTGTTCATGGGTCTGATCGGTATCATCATCGCAAGCCTGGTCAACCTGTTCCTGCGCTCGACCGGGCTCGACTGGCTGATCTCGATCGTGGGCGTCGGCGTCTTTGCCGGGCTCACGGCCTACGACACGCAGCGGATCAAAGCGATGTACGACAGCAAGGATGACGAAACTTCCGCTGGCCGCAAGTCCGTGATTGCCGCACTTTCGCTCTACCTGAACTTCATCAACCTGTTCATGATGATGCTGCGCCTCGCCGGCACTCGACGCTGA
- a CDS encoding DUF1269 domain-containing protein, which yields MSDLVAIVYPSEAKAEEVRQRLLKLQKENLITISDAVIAVKTDSGGIKLNQLVNTTPVGAMTGSFWGLLIAVLILHPILGVAVGVASGAFGGAPSDFGIDDSFMKELSASLQTGNAALFLLIRNMTADKVLKEIKDAGGIVLTTSLDETKEKALRDALASAAERPAA from the coding sequence ATGTCCGATCTAGTCGCGATCGTTTATCCGTCCGAGGCGAAAGCCGAAGAAGTGCGTCAACGGTTACTCAAGCTACAAAAAGAAAATCTGATCACAATCAGCGATGCAGTGATCGCCGTGAAGACGGATTCCGGCGGCATCAAGCTCAATCAACTCGTCAACACGACTCCGGTGGGCGCGATGACGGGAAGTTTCTGGGGACTTCTGATCGCCGTGCTTATCCTCCATCCGATCCTCGGTGTAGCAGTTGGCGTAGCATCCGGCGCGTTCGGCGGCGCACCCTCCGATTTCGGCATCGACGATTCTTTCATGAAAGAGCTCTCAGCAAGCCTCCAGACTGGCAACGCCGCCTTGTTTCTCCTGATCAGGAACATGACCGCGGACAAGGTGCTCAAGGAGATCAAGGACGCCGGAGGGATCGTGCTGACGACGTCCCTGGATGAGACCAAAGAAAAAGCCCTGCGCGATGCACTCGCCAGCGCGGCGGAGCGACCGGCGGCCTGA
- a CDS encoding ATP-binding protein, protein MRIVKLHNSPACESNRASVREWLRIGPEETSDWLYWMFAADLLFAVRPSHRGRFTYEGINPAFESVLGISSEEIREMDVSACLSREDARSVCEALRACLAEGAEVRIRHCLALGGPRRTIETTVAPICDAATGSMVRLIGSHRILSEGSLKGAAEGIVDARMNVRLVSIQEEIQQKIASDLHDSTCQHLIAASLGLMRIRASLGDPVSAERLCDEIDASIDEALKELRAFAYLLYPQDLTIDGLKATIEHYAEGFAARTSLQVSTRIASDVDRLPYEKQRSLLRVVQEALTNVFRHAKATEVEIVLEVADRRVRLTISDDGHGMPVATSRPGTRAISFGVGIPAMRARLQQIGGTLEIRSGPAMRRSGTMLCAVFPHDFVTNRRNRRKATSVITAHTGTQ, encoded by the coding sequence GTGCGTATCGTGAAGTTGCATAACTCTCCAGCATGTGAGTCGAATAGAGCCAGCGTCAGAGAATGGCTGCGAATTGGCCCGGAAGAAACGAGCGACTGGCTATACTGGATGTTTGCAGCCGATCTTCTCTTTGCAGTACGCCCTTCGCACCGGGGGCGATTTACGTACGAGGGGATAAACCCGGCGTTTGAATCCGTTCTTGGCATCTCGTCGGAGGAAATCCGGGAGATGGACGTCTCTGCCTGTTTAAGCAGGGAAGACGCCAGGTCCGTTTGCGAAGCTCTCCGCGCTTGTCTTGCCGAGGGAGCAGAGGTCAGAATTCGCCATTGCCTCGCGCTTGGCGGTCCTCGGCGAACGATCGAGACGACCGTCGCTCCGATCTGCGATGCCGCAACCGGCAGCATGGTCCGCCTGATCGGCAGTCATCGCATCCTGAGCGAAGGCTCCCTTAAGGGCGCCGCTGAAGGGATCGTCGACGCGCGGATGAATGTCAGACTGGTTTCTATTCAGGAGGAAATCCAGCAAAAAATCGCGTCGGATCTCCACGATTCGACCTGTCAGCATTTGATCGCAGCCAGCCTGGGCCTTATGCGGATCCGGGCCAGCTTGGGCGACCCCGTCAGCGCCGAGCGGCTTTGCGACGAAATCGATGCATCGATCGATGAAGCGCTCAAGGAGCTTCGGGCATTTGCCTATCTGCTGTACCCCCAGGACCTGACGATCGACGGACTGAAAGCCACGATCGAGCACTATGCCGAGGGGTTCGCAGCACGCACGTCGCTGCAGGTCAGTACCAGGATCGCGTCCGACGTGGATCGATTGCCTTACGAAAAGCAGCGCTCGCTGCTGCGGGTCGTCCAGGAAGCCCTGACGAATGTCTTCCGTCATGCTAAGGCGACGGAAGTGGAGATCGTCCTTGAGGTAGCTGACCGTCGCGTCCGGCTGACGATCAGCGATGACGGTCACGGCATGCCGGTTGCCACGTCGCGACCCGGCACCAGGGCAATATCGTTTGGCGTTGGAATTCCCGCAATGCGAGCGAGGCTGCAGCAGATCGGAGGCACGCTTGAGATCCGCTCCGGTCCGGCGATGCGGCGCTCGGGCACCATGTTGTGCGCGGTGTTTCCGCATGATTTTGTTACCAACAGGCGCAACCGACGAAAGGCCACCTCAGTCATTACGGCTCACACAGGCACTCAATAG
- a CDS encoding response regulator transcription factor, which translates to MKRILIADDHEAVRSGLRAVLQQRVDWEVVAEANDGSKAVAAAIESRPHVAIVDFSMPRMTGVEVARRIRDHPLQTEVLIFTVHNSGLLAQQAFQAGARAFLVKSDANKLLLAAVDSLLLHKPFCTRNCVNELDIGSRADMARHQGLTPREQLVVKLVAEGYSNKGISALLNLSVKTTEAHRAAAMRKLEVNSTAGLVRYAVRARLVEA; encoded by the coding sequence ATGAAGCGGATTCTTATCGCTGACGATCACGAAGCGGTGCGGTCGGGGCTGCGAGCGGTGCTGCAACAACGAGTCGATTGGGAGGTCGTCGCCGAAGCAAACGACGGCAGCAAGGCAGTTGCCGCCGCGATTGAGAGCCGGCCCCACGTGGCCATCGTCGATTTCTCGATGCCGCGAATGACGGGGGTAGAGGTTGCGCGGCGGATCAGGGATCATCCGCTGCAGACGGAGGTGCTGATCTTCACGGTGCACAACTCCGGTCTGCTCGCGCAACAGGCGTTCCAGGCCGGCGCCCGCGCGTTCCTGGTGAAGTCGGATGCGAACAAGCTGCTATTGGCGGCCGTCGACTCGCTTCTGCTCCACAAACCGTTCTGCACCAGAAACTGCGTGAACGAATTGGATATCGGATCGCGTGCCGATATGGCCAGGCACCAGGGGCTCACGCCGCGAGAGCAGCTTGTCGTCAAGCTGGTTGCGGAGGGTTACAGCAACAAGGGCATCAGCGCCCTCCTGAACCTCAGCGTCAAGACAACCGAGGCGCACCGGGCGGCTGCGATGCGCAAGCTTGAGGTGAACTCGACCGCGGGGCTGGTCCGATACGCGGTTCGGGCAAGGCTCGTTGAGGCATGA
- a CDS encoding response regulator transcription factor → MKRIVIADDHEVVRSGLRAIVETRSNWIVSGEATNGEQAVALAQQTRPDIVIVDYSMPLMNGLEVSRRLKSLRLDTEVLILTMHENEDLLTEAILAGVRGFLFKSDARKHLISAIEALLDGRPYFTSVLLEKMLHDYQINKQNKSDMLLTSREQSVVQLIAEGHTNRSISAILKLSVKTVETHRASAMRKLGMSSTAELVRYAIRKKLVAP, encoded by the coding sequence GTGAAACGCATCGTGATTGCGGATGATCATGAAGTCGTACGTTCCGGGCTTCGTGCGATCGTTGAAACGCGCTCCAACTGGATCGTCAGTGGAGAAGCGACCAATGGCGAGCAGGCCGTCGCATTGGCCCAGCAGACGAGGCCGGACATCGTGATCGTCGACTATTCGATGCCGCTTATGAACGGGCTGGAGGTCAGCCGCCGTCTCAAGTCGCTTCGTCTGGATACGGAAGTGCTGATCCTGACGATGCACGAAAATGAAGATCTGCTGACCGAGGCCATTCTGGCGGGCGTCCGTGGGTTCTTGTTCAAGTCGGATGCTCGGAAACATTTGATTTCCGCGATCGAGGCGCTGCTCGACGGCAGACCTTACTTCACCAGCGTCTTGCTTGAGAAGATGCTCCACGACTACCAGATCAACAAGCAGAACAAATCGGACATGCTGCTGACGTCGCGCGAGCAGAGCGTGGTTCAGTTGATTGCGGAAGGGCACACCAACAGGTCTATCAGCGCAATACTGAAGCTGAGTGTGAAGACCGTCGAAACTCACCGTGCTTCGGCAATGCGCAAGCTTGGGATGTCATCGACGGCAGAGTTGGTCCGCTATGCCATCCGCAAGAAACTGGTTGCGCCTTGA
- a CDS encoding alpha/beta-hydrolase family protein, translating into MRRGFWHSFSTGGLLLGITFFAASLTPTLLPRNFLTQGILSGCSLTVGYGIGAFGGWLWAYMELLQLSGRLLRVAKLAAATGCAVVAIISLWQAARWQNSIHELMELESVDTVHPLKVCLIALAVFAILIALARFFRLTLRFVATGVSRFLPGRLSNVIGVIAAVALFWSVINGILFRTALRVAEASFQEYDQLIEPETGPPTDPLKTGSSASLLTWDKLGRAGREFISSGPTREAIRAFSGREAREPLRIYVGLRSADTPELRAKLALEELKRVGGFERSVLVIATPTGTGWVDPAAMDSVEYLHHGAVASVALQYSYLASWLYLLVEPGYGADVARALFIEIYGHWITLPKDRRPRLYLHGISLGAANSEQSTDLIEILGDPFAGALWSGPPYSSRLWRWLTERRNPGSPAWLPRFRDGSFVRFMNQRGEFADPASGPSAAWGPMRVVFLQYASDPATFFEYRSLYREPDWMLPPRGPDVSPQLRWYPVVTLLQLMLDMFMATDAPIGYGHVYAPTHYIDAWVEVTEVRDWSAEDITRLKQHLSKP; encoded by the coding sequence ATGAGGAGAGGGTTCTGGCATTCATTCTCTACCGGCGGCCTTCTCCTCGGAATAACGTTTTTTGCTGCCTCTCTGACGCCGACGCTGTTGCCACGGAATTTTTTGACGCAGGGGATCCTTTCAGGGTGCTCTCTGACAGTCGGATACGGCATCGGCGCGTTCGGCGGTTGGCTTTGGGCTTACATGGAGCTCCTGCAGCTCAGCGGCCGCCTGCTGCGCGTCGCCAAACTCGCCGCCGCGACCGGCTGCGCGGTTGTTGCGATCATCTCCCTCTGGCAGGCAGCGCGATGGCAGAATTCGATCCACGAGTTGATGGAACTCGAGTCGGTCGACACAGTGCATCCGCTCAAGGTCTGCCTAATTGCGCTGGCGGTGTTCGCAATCCTGATCGCGCTCGCGAGGTTCTTCCGACTGACGCTCCGCTTCGTGGCGACAGGAGTTAGCCGCTTCCTGCCAGGGCGACTGTCCAACGTCATCGGCGTCATTGCGGCGGTTGCGCTGTTCTGGTCAGTCATCAATGGAATTCTGTTCCGAACAGCCCTGCGCGTCGCAGAGGCGTCCTTCCAGGAATACGATCAACTGATCGAACCGGAGACTGGGCCGCCGACGGACCCTCTGAAGACCGGCAGCAGTGCTTCCCTTCTCACCTGGGACAAGCTCGGACGGGCGGGACGGGAGTTCATCTCCTCGGGACCGACCCGCGAAGCCATAAGGGCTTTTTCGGGCAGGGAAGCGCGCGAGCCTCTTCGCATCTATGTCGGACTACGATCGGCAGACACGCCGGAACTGCGCGCCAAGCTTGCACTGGAAGAATTAAAGCGTGTCGGTGGATTCGAGCGATCCGTGCTTGTTATAGCGACGCCGACCGGCACCGGCTGGGTCGACCCGGCGGCGATGGACAGCGTCGAATATCTGCACCACGGCGCCGTTGCGAGCGTCGCCCTGCAGTATTCCTATCTCGCCAGTTGGCTGTACCTGCTTGTGGAGCCGGGCTATGGCGCCGATGTCGCACGCGCCCTCTTCATCGAAATCTACGGACACTGGATCACGCTTCCCAAGGACCGCCGGCCAAGACTTTATCTGCACGGGATCAGTCTCGGCGCCGCGAATTCCGAACAATCGACCGACCTGATCGAAATACTAGGCGACCCGTTCGCCGGCGCACTCTGGAGTGGCCCGCCGTATTCGAGCAGGCTCTGGCGCTGGCTCACCGAGCGTCGCAATCCCGGATCGCCGGCCTGGCTTCCCCGGTTCCGCGATGGATCGTTCGTGCGGTTCATGAACCAGCGCGGAGAGTTTGCCGACCCGGCCTCAGGTCCGAGTGCCGCGTGGGGGCCGATGCGGGTCGTCTTCCTGCAGTATGCGAGCGATCCGGCGACCTTTTTCGAGTATCGCAGTCTCTATCGCGAGCCGGACTGGATGCTGCCGCCGCGCGGCCCGGACGTGTCGCCGCAATTGCGGTGGTATCCGGTTGTAACTCTTCTTCAACTGATGCTGGACATGTTCATGGCAACCGACGCGCCGATCGGCTACGGCCATGTCTATGCCCCAACGCACTACATCGACGCATGGGTCGAGGTGACGGAAGTTCGCGACTGGTCCGCGGAAGACATCACGCGGCTGAAGCAGCACCTCTCCAAGCCGTAG
- a CDS encoding GntP family permease gives MGLIGILLGLALLMWLAYRGWSILMVAPPAALIVAVFSGEPLLAHWTQTFMPGAARFVAQWFPLFLLGGLFGKLMGDSGSVSAIAQYLTKKLGAGRTMLAVVAASAIVTYGGVSVFVAFFVLAPLAHEMFRAANLPRRLIPAAVGLGAFTFTMSVMPGTPSVNNAIPMPYFGTTTFAAPGLSLIASAIIFVFGMWWLGRAEAAARKAGEGYAGEAGTAPVVNEMVREQAAPAGDFDPAELPHGKQAESGPPFVLAMLPIVVVIVTNFLMALVVFPRLDFSFLSEPHWGGITIGAVSGVWSVLVALALANLTVILINFRRLPSVRESLDAGANSAALPMLMIASLVGFGAVVAAVPAFGLVRDAVFSVQGGPLVSLALSMNVLAGLTGTASGGMAIVLNAFGADFMRLATEHHIDPELMHRITTMSAGTLDALPHNGTVLLLLQISGLTHRESYLDMVMTVIVSCIIALVAVLILGSVFGSF, from the coding sequence ATGGGACTCATTGGGATATTGCTCGGTCTCGCCCTGCTGATGTGGCTCGCGTACCGGGGTTGGAGCATTCTGATGGTCGCTCCGCCGGCGGCGCTCATCGTGGCAGTGTTCTCGGGAGAACCGCTGCTCGCCCACTGGACGCAGACCTTCATGCCGGGAGCGGCGCGATTTGTGGCGCAATGGTTTCCCCTGTTTCTGCTTGGCGGGTTGTTCGGCAAGCTCATGGGCGACAGCGGCTCGGTCAGCGCCATCGCGCAGTATTTGACCAAGAAGTTGGGAGCCGGCCGCACGATGCTCGCAGTGGTGGCAGCCTCGGCGATCGTGACCTATGGCGGGGTGAGCGTGTTCGTCGCGTTTTTCGTGCTGGCCCCGCTGGCTCACGAGATGTTCAGGGCCGCGAATCTGCCACGCCGGTTGATACCGGCGGCCGTCGGTCTCGGTGCATTCACCTTCACCATGTCGGTGATGCCGGGAACCCCCTCGGTCAATAACGCGATTCCGATGCCGTACTTCGGCACCACCACCTTTGCGGCCCCCGGGCTGAGTCTCATCGCGTCGGCCATCATCTTTGTCTTCGGCATGTGGTGGCTCGGCCGTGCCGAGGCGGCCGCGCGCAAGGCTGGCGAAGGTTACGCTGGCGAGGCGGGAACCGCTCCTGTCGTCAACGAGATGGTCCGCGAGCAGGCGGCGCCGGCGGGCGACTTCGACCCGGCCGAGTTACCGCATGGCAAGCAGGCCGAGAGCGGGCCGCCCTTCGTCTTGGCCATGCTGCCCATCGTCGTCGTTATCGTCACCAATTTCCTGATGGCGCTCGTCGTATTCCCGCGGCTCGATTTTTCGTTCCTATCCGAGCCCCACTGGGGCGGTATTACGATCGGGGCCGTGTCGGGCGTCTGGTCGGTTTTGGTGGCTCTCGCGTTGGCAAACTTGACCGTCATTCTCATCAACTTTCGACGCTTGCCATCCGTTCGCGAAAGCCTTGATGCCGGCGCGAATTCCGCCGCCTTGCCGATGCTGATGATCGCCAGTCTTGTCGGCTTCGGCGCGGTCGTTGCCGCAGTGCCGGCATTTGGGCTGGTTCGCGACGCGGTATTTTCGGTTCAGGGAGGACCGCTGGTCTCATTGGCACTCTCCATGAATGTGCTGGCGGGGCTGACCGGTACTGCTTCCGGCGGTATGGCAATTGTGCTCAATGCATTTGGCGCCGACTTTATGCGTCTTGCCACTGAGCATCACATCGATCCCGAATTGATGCATCGTATAACAACGATGAGCGCTGGTACCCTAGACGCGCTCCCGCACAACGGCACGGTGTTGCTGTTATTGCAGATTAGTGGTCTGACTCACCGTGAAAGCTATCTCGACATGGTGATGACCGTGATCGTCAGTTGCATCATCGCACTTGTTGCCGTCCTGATACTGGGTTCGGTGTTCGGGTCATTTTGA
- the yut gene encoding urea transporter — MNNILEKWESLSASSGVVRFLDINLRSIGQVMFQNNPLTGIFFLAAITWGSYAAGVPRVAIAGVLAVVVANLTAQWLHVDTESLHSGLYGFNGILVGLALATFLAPGPLLWVYVILGAAVSVVVMLGTTNVVKPWGGALTFPFVLTTWLLLLATYGFSGLAGAALPTGNVVAAFQPYQGSPLQLIDLVQGVFLSISQVFLKASSIAALLLLAGLAVSSLAAAAFALGGAILAVLTAHLFGAESDLITGGLLGFSPVLTAIALGTVFYQPSWRVVAYTILATVFTVIVQSAVNVALTPFAIPALTAPFVLVTWLFLLPRQRLEGVPEDARDIEKPAAVA; from the coding sequence ATGAACAATATCCTGGAAAAGTGGGAAAGCCTCTCCGCGTCGTCAGGGGTAGTGCGGTTCCTGGACATCAATTTGCGCAGCATCGGGCAAGTTATGTTTCAGAACAACCCACTAACCGGGATTTTCTTTCTGGCCGCGATCACCTGGGGTTCATACGCGGCCGGCGTCCCCCGAGTGGCAATTGCCGGCGTCCTCGCTGTCGTCGTGGCAAACTTGACGGCGCAATGGCTTCACGTCGATACCGAGTCGCTCCATTCCGGGCTCTATGGCTTCAACGGCATCCTCGTCGGCCTCGCGCTGGCGACGTTCCTGGCTCCCGGTCCGCTGCTTTGGGTGTATGTGATACTGGGGGCGGCAGTATCCGTCGTCGTGATGCTGGGGACAACCAACGTCGTCAAGCCGTGGGGTGGCGCTCTCACATTTCCGTTCGTGCTCACAACGTGGCTTCTCCTGTTGGCCACGTATGGATTTTCCGGCCTCGCGGGAGCAGCACTGCCGACCGGCAACGTTGTTGCCGCATTCCAGCCCTACCAGGGAAGCCCGCTCCAGCTGATTGACCTTGTGCAGGGAGTGTTCCTGAGCATCTCGCAGGTCTTCCTGAAAGCCAGCAGCATCGCGGCGTTGCTCCTGCTTGCGGGACTCGCCGTGAGTTCGCTCGCAGCCGCCGCCTTCGCTCTCGGAGGTGCGATATTGGCTGTGCTGACGGCCCATCTCTTCGGCGCCGAGAGCGACCTGATCACCGGCGGTCTCCTCGGATTCAGCCCGGTACTGACGGCAATCGCACTCGGTACCGTCTTCTATCAGCCGAGTTGGCGCGTCGTCGCCTACACGATCCTCGCCACGGTGTTCACGGTGATCGTCCAGTCAGCGGTGAACGTTGCGCTGACACCGTTCGCCATTCCGGCTCTGACGGCTCCATTCGTGCTGGTGACGTGGCTGTTCCTGCTGCCGCGGCAACGCCTGGAGGGAGTGCCTGAGGATGCCCGCGATATCGAAAAGCCTGCCGCCGTCGCTTGA